In Candidatus Hydrogenedentota bacterium, the following are encoded in one genomic region:
- a CDS encoding SDR family oxidoreductase, producing MTERTIFITGGGGFIGRQIVARHLAREGVTLYLLEHRRFAERLRRFVRTAVPDDAARRATVVEGDITQPGLGLDKETAAAIRGSMTHALHLAAVYDLGVPAAVAQRINVDGTRHVLDFVESAPRLVRFGHVSTCAVSGTFAGTFTEDDFDKGQTFGNHYEETKHLSEKLVRERRDAIPTVIFRPGYVVGDSKTGAFDKLDGPYFALRLIARNLHWVVPDAPDAFCNAPPVDYVADACVCLLEDADSTGRVFHLTDPEPLSYNEFFDAACAAWGKTKPLLRLPLSMIGPLFRLGLVAKVYGMPYYVLVYSGLRVRYDAKQAVAALARYGIRCPRASEYLPALVAWFKEHYRDEDIRKGELYREIAS from the coding sequence GTGACGGAAAGAACCATCTTCATCACGGGCGGCGGGGGATTTATCGGACGCCAGATAGTCGCGCGGCATCTTGCGCGTGAAGGCGTGACCCTGTACCTCCTCGAACACCGCCGGTTCGCGGAGCGTCTGCGGCGCTTTGTCCGGACCGCCGTGCCGGATGACGCGGCGCGGCGCGCCACTGTCGTCGAGGGCGACATCACCCAGCCGGGCCTGGGCCTTGACAAGGAAACCGCCGCGGCGATTCGGGGGTCCATGACCCATGCTCTGCACCTCGCGGCGGTCTATGATCTGGGCGTGCCCGCCGCCGTGGCCCAACGTATCAACGTGGACGGCACCCGTCACGTGCTGGACTTCGTCGAGAGCGCGCCGCGACTGGTGCGGTTCGGGCACGTCAGCACCTGCGCCGTTTCAGGCACTTTCGCGGGGACGTTTACCGAGGATGATTTCGACAAAGGGCAGACTTTTGGCAACCATTACGAGGAAACCAAACATCTATCGGAGAAGCTCGTGCGCGAACGGCGCGACGCCATCCCGACGGTCATCTTCCGGCCGGGGTATGTGGTCGGCGATTCGAAGACCGGCGCATTCGACAAGCTCGACGGGCCCTATTTCGCGCTGCGCCTGATCGCGCGCAACCTGCACTGGGTCGTCCCCGATGCGCCCGATGCCTTTTGCAACGCCCCGCCGGTGGATTACGTCGCTGACGCGTGCGTCTGCCTCCTCGAGGACGCTGATTCAACCGGGCGCGTGTTTCACCTGACCGATCCCGAGCCGCTGAGCTACAACGAATTCTTCGATGCGGCCTGCGCGGCGTGGGGCAAGACGAAACCGCTTCTGCGCCTTCCTCTCTCGATGATTGGGCCGCTGTTTCGCCTGGGGCTGGTCGCGAAGGTTTATGGGATGCCCTACTACGTGCTCGTGTACTCGGGATTGCGTGTCCGCTACGACGCGAAACAGGCCGTAGCCGCCCTCGCCCGTTACGGTATTCGCTGTCCCCGCGCATCTGAATATCTCCCTGCGCTGGTCGCCTGGTTCAAGGAGCATTACCGCGACGAGGATATCCGGAAAGGCGAGCTTTACAGAGAAATCGCGTCCTGA
- a CDS encoding glycosyltransferase family 39 protein, which translates to MNGSETTTWWRTDNALLGCIALSKFALHLAFINQYGYFRDELYYLACGRHLDWGYVDFPPVIGLIGAVVQGTLGDSLWAVRMLPIAAGAGLVFVTGLIAREFGGKRFAQGLAALCALVAPVLLANHQFFGVNVFEQFLWVLAVYIFARILRTGQLKLWLVFGVVAGIGLMTKLTFLFFGVSVLFGLLLTPHRKWWLLTPWPWLGGLIAFGIFLPHFLWQIAHDWPTLKLTSAYASGKTYDASLAEAVYMQVMAIHPLSAPVWVAGIWFLFRGREGNRYRAIGWGFLFLAVTFTALHAKFYWLAPAHCAIFAGGACAFEQMVANRGWGWLKAAYPAALVIGGALTAPLALPILPPRQAVAYNALLGGDAGLKHENVTIRGLPQHFADMFGWEELVALIAGVYDSLPEEEKAGCVILAGDYGNAGAVELFGKDYGLPRAISTHNNYHLWGPGEYSGGVVIAVGIDEQELMALFDEVTLAATFTHPYCMPSENNKPICVCRGLHVDLEKAWAGAGNYI; encoded by the coding sequence ATGAACGGTTCTGAGACCACAACGTGGTGGCGGACGGACAACGCCCTGTTGGGGTGCATTGCGTTGTCGAAATTCGCCCTGCATCTCGCCTTCATTAATCAATACGGGTATTTCCGGGACGAATTGTATTATCTGGCGTGCGGGCGGCATCTGGACTGGGGATACGTCGATTTTCCGCCCGTGATAGGCTTGATTGGGGCGGTCGTGCAGGGCACGTTGGGCGATTCGCTGTGGGCTGTGCGGATGCTTCCCATCGCAGCCGGCGCGGGTCTGGTGTTCGTGACGGGGTTGATCGCGCGCGAGTTCGGAGGGAAGCGGTTTGCCCAGGGCTTAGCCGCCCTGTGCGCACTTGTTGCTCCGGTGCTGCTGGCAAACCACCAGTTCTTTGGCGTGAACGTTTTCGAACAATTCCTGTGGGTTCTCGCCGTGTACATCTTTGCGCGCATCCTCCGGACGGGACAACTGAAGCTCTGGCTGGTGTTCGGCGTGGTGGCGGGCATAGGTCTGATGACCAAGCTGACATTTTTGTTCTTCGGGGTGAGCGTCTTGTTCGGCCTCTTGCTGACGCCGCACCGAAAATGGTGGCTGCTCACGCCGTGGCCGTGGCTCGGCGGCCTCATTGCATTCGGCATATTCCTGCCGCATTTTCTTTGGCAGATTGCCCATGACTGGCCCACACTCAAGCTCACAAGCGCGTATGCCTCGGGCAAAACATACGATGCCTCGCTGGCCGAGGCCGTGTACATGCAGGTCATGGCCATTCACCCGCTATCGGCGCCCGTCTGGGTCGCAGGCATCTGGTTTCTTTTCCGCGGCCGGGAAGGGAACAGGTATCGCGCTATCGGGTGGGGCTTCCTCTTTCTTGCTGTAACCTTCACCGCGCTGCACGCCAAGTTTTACTGGCTGGCCCCGGCGCACTGCGCCATTTTCGCCGGAGGCGCCTGCGCGTTCGAACAAATGGTTGCGAATCGAGGCTGGGGCTGGCTGAAGGCTGCATATCCTGCCGCGCTGGTGATAGGCGGGGCACTGACGGCGCCGTTGGCGTTGCCCATCCTTCCCCCGAGGCAAGCCGTGGCCTATAACGCCCTGCTTGGCGGAGACGCCGGACTCAAGCATGAAAACGTCACGATTCGGGGACTCCCTCAGCATTTCGCCGACATGTTCGGTTGGGAAGAGTTGGTAGCTCTGATTGCTGGTGTCTACGACAGTCTCCCGGAGGAAGAGAAGGCCGGGTGCGTAATCCTGGCGGGTGATTACGGCAACGCGGGCGCGGTCGAGCTGTTTGGAAAAGACTACGGGCTGCCCCGCGCAATCAGCACTCACAACAATTATCATCTCTGGGGGCCGGGGGAATACTCTGGCGGCGTGGTGATCGCCGTCGGAATCGATGAGCAAGAGTTGATGGCCCTGTTTGACGAGGTTACGCTGGCTGCCACGTTCACCCATCCCTATTGCATGCCGTCCGAGAATAACAAGCCGATCTGCGTCTGCCGGGGTCTTCATGTGGACCTCGAGAAGGCTTGGGCCGGCGCGGGGAATTACATCTGA
- a CDS encoding MFS transporter produces GLARFGYSMLLAPMQAGLGMDNTQAGLLATANLVGYLVLSVLGGALASRYGPRAVIAAGLALAGMAMILTGLAGGMLSAAFWRCVTGIGSGASNVPVMGLLAAWFAPRRRGLAAGIGVAGSSFALILLGPGVPRLLALFGDAGWRVCWGILGSITILLAGASFLVLRNHPEDVGELPVGAQPGDPAPAPRTSPLRWASVYRSWTVWHIGLVYIAFGFSYIIYFTFFVKYLMSGGGYTQAEAGRLFMIMGWCSILCGLVWGSVSDLIGRKWALVIVYTIHTAAFLLFALVPNPAGLTISAVLFGFTAWSIPAIMAAACGDMLGPRMAPAALGFITLFFGIGQAAGPSVAGALADASGSLASSWLLAAGVAVLGAIGAALLRPHAR; encoded by the coding sequence GGACTGGCGCGGTTCGGCTACAGCATGCTTCTCGCGCCGATGCAGGCCGGCCTCGGAATGGACAACACCCAGGCGGGGTTGTTGGCGACGGCCAATCTCGTGGGGTATCTGGTGCTTTCCGTTCTGGGCGGGGCGTTGGCGTCGCGGTACGGTCCCCGCGCGGTCATCGCGGCCGGCCTAGCCCTTGCCGGCATGGCCATGATTCTGACGGGCCTCGCGGGCGGAATGCTCTCAGCCGCGTTTTGGCGCTGCGTGACAGGCATCGGGAGCGGCGCAAGCAACGTGCCGGTGATGGGTCTGTTGGCGGCGTGGTTCGCTCCGCGCCGAAGAGGCCTGGCGGCGGGAATCGGCGTGGCAGGGTCGTCGTTTGCTCTCATCCTGCTGGGACCTGGCGTGCCGAGGCTGCTCGCGTTGTTTGGCGATGCGGGATGGCGCGTGTGCTGGGGGATTCTCGGCTCGATCACTATCCTCCTTGCGGGAGCGAGCTTTTTGGTGTTGCGCAACCATCCCGAGGACGTCGGCGAGCTGCCCGTGGGGGCGCAACCCGGCGACCCGGCGCCCGCGCCCCGCACCAGCCCGCTCCGCTGGGCCAGTGTGTACCGGTCATGGACGGTGTGGCACATCGGGCTGGTCTATATCGCATTCGGATTCTCGTACATCATCTACTTCACGTTTTTCGTGAAATACCTGATGTCCGGCGGCGGCTATACCCAGGCCGAGGCGGGCAGACTGTTCATGATCATGGGGTGGTGCAGCATATTGTGCGGCCTGGTGTGGGGATCCGTTTCAGACCTTATCGGGCGGAAATGGGCGCTGGTGATCGTCTACACCATCCACACGGCGGCGTTCCTGCTGTTCGCGTTGGTCCCGAACCCCGCCGGCTTGACCATATCCGCGGTTCTGTTCGGTTTCACCGCGTGGAGCATCCCGGCGATCATGGCGGCGGCGTGCGGCGACATGTTGGGCCCGCGCATGGCCCCGGCAGCGCTGGGGTTCATCACCCTGTTCTTCGGCATTGGGCAGGCGGCGGGACCCAGCGTCGCGGGAGCGCTCGCGGACGCTTCCGGGTCGCTGGCTTCGTCGTGGCTGCTTGCCGCCGGCGTGGCCGTGCTCGGCGCGATAGGCGCGGCGCTGTTGCGTCCCCACGCCCGGTAA